A single window of Nematostella vectensis chromosome 4, jaNemVect1.1, whole genome shotgun sequence DNA harbors:
- the LOC116603076 gene encoding uncharacterized protein LOC116603076 encodes MSVIGQLREFDRQKESFEAYIERLENFMKANGVRKENEVAVLLTAIGPETYGLLRNLLTPEKPDTKTYKDLVDILSGHLHPKPLVIAERFNFHNRFRHDSETVADFGAQLKKLSTHCEFGTFQDEALRDRFVCGLRQEAIQRKLLTEKTLTFAKALEIAQSMEMAESKSSELKGSGSSGSGCVEGVHQLGKRPQKHKKFTQNKGGKPKTACHRCGSAEHDGKSCKYKKYKCDNCGKVGHLKRVCQSKECKETKYVEVSVDNDQEDESLGFFSTREPSSKAVTVTITVNGKEIPMEVDTGAARTVIPEKLFKENFGHLKLKNASTSLKTYSGTVLPLIGETEVLVEYEGQSAKLPLIVAKVESKPAILGRNWLSVVKLNWEHLFSVSSSDLVHELTARFKGVFGTGLGKIKNPHW; translated from the coding sequence ATGAGTGTCATCGGTCAACTAAGAGAGTTCGACCGGCAAAAAGAGTCGTTTGAAGCTTACATTGAGCGGCTTGAAAACTTCATGAAGGCGAATGGCGTGCGAAAGGAGAACGAGGTAGCTGTCTTGCTCACTGCAATAGGTCCTGAAACGTACGGACTGTTGAGGAATCTTTTGACTCCGGAAAAACCTGACACCAAGACATATAAAGATCTTGTGGATATTTTGAGTGGCCATTTGCATCCGAAACCCTTGGTTATTGCCGAGCGATTCAATTTTCATAACCGGTTTCGTCACGACTCCGAAACAGTTGCGGACTTTGGCGCCCAACTAAAGAAGCTTTCAACTCACTGTGAGTTCGGAACTTTCCAAGATGAAGCTTTGAGAGACCGTTTTGTATGTGGTCTACGCCAGGAAGCGATTCAACGGAAACTTTTAACCGAGAAAACCTTGACGTTTGCGAAGGCTTTGGAGATCGCTCAGTCGATGGAAATGGCGGAATCGAAGTCGTCGGAATTGAAGGGCTCTGGATCGTCCGGATCGGGCTGCGTTGAAGGAGTTCATCAGCTTGGAAAAAGGCCACAGAAACACAAGAAATTCACACAGAACAAGGGAGGAAAGCCCAAAACAGCATGTCATCGTTGTGGCAGTGCTGAACATGATGGTAAATCCTGTAAATACAAGAAGTATAAGTGTGATAATTGTGGCAAAGTGGGTCACCTAAAGAGAGTCTGTCAGTCCAAGGAGTGCAAGGAAACCAAGTATGTTGAAGTTTCAGTGGACAATGACCAAGAAGATGAGTCATTGGGGTTCTTTTCAACTCGTGAACCCAGCAGCAAAGCAGTGACAGTAACTATCACTGTTAACGGAAAGGAAATTCCAATGGAAGTTGATACGGGAGCTGCACGCACAGTCATCCCTGAAAAGTTGTTCAAAGAGAATTTTGGACATTTGAAACTCAAGAATGCAAGTACCTCATTAAAGACTTATTCTGGAACAGTGTTACCTTTAATTGGTGAAACCGAAGTTCTAGTTGAGTACGAGGGTCAAAGTGCCAAGTTGCCTCTGATTGTGGCAAAAGTTGAGAGCAAACCAGCTATTCTGGGTCGTAATTGGCTCAGTGTTGTTAAGCTGAACTGGGAGCACCTTTTTAGTGTTTCTTCTTCTGATTTAGTTCATGAACTGACTGCACGGTTCAAGGGTGTTTTCGGTACGGGCCTGGGCAAAATCAAGAACCCTCACTGGTAG
- the LOC5512939 gene encoding serine/threonine-protein kinase MAK: MKRYQSIKQLGDGTYGSVELAKNIQTGETVAIKKMKKKYFSWDECINLREVKSLRKLSHTNIVKLKEVIRENDHLYFVFEYMKENLYQMMKNRDKLLPESVIRNVIYQILQGLAFIHKHGYFHRDMKPENLLCTGHELVKIADFGLARETRSRPPYTDYVSTRWYRAPEVLLRSTNYSSPIDIWAVGCIMAELYTLRPLFPGSSEVDEIFKVCSVLGPPKPDEWPEGHKLASAMNFKFPQTKATSLHSLIPNASAEAIQLMQEMLFWNPKKRPTAAQALHFPYFKVGQNLPKPQTTKTATENKPPQSYAVTDRPSGKRSGANLANELTSGKKPQPASNKGPLQNYNSGRKRWGGGGTGVGVKDSTDEFESLLNEIDSSQHKKPPVKRTDAIDSFSDEKLDYKGSGISRRTPPSAKQHYMKQARYFPGQTTQRGAQNGAVPVGGGCGGGSNTFVRKSSFGIGGGGSYVPSFQSSGYGGGAQPSHVGGGLSGAMWKPVLTKQPSGSMFQPPGATNRTTKYGAVLGRTDWSTKYGGGRT; this comes from the exons ATGAAACGATATCAATCTATAAAGCAACTAGGAGACGGAACGTACGGTTCTGTAGAACTTGCGAAAAACATACAGACCGGAGAAACCGTTGCTATAAAGAA GATGAAGAAGAAGTACTTTTCGTGGGATGAGTGTATTAATCTTAGAGAAGTCAAG TCTCTAAGGAAATTGAGTCATACAAATATAGTCAAGCTAAAAGAAGTCATCCGGGAAAATGATcacctttattttgtttttgaataTATGAAAGAAAACTTGTATCAGATGATGAAGAATAG gGATAAGCTTTTACCAGAATCAGTTATTAGAAATGTTATCTATCAAATTCTACAAGGCCTAGCATTCATCCATAAACATGGATATTTTCACCGAGATATGAAGCCAGAGAACCTGCTTTGCACTGGCCATGAACTGGTCAAGATAGCAGACTTTGGTTTGGCAAGGGAAACAAGATCAAGGCCGCCTTACACAGATTACGTATCTACAAGATG GTATCGTGCCCCAGAAGTCCTTCTGCGGTCCACAAACTACAGCTCCCCCATTGATATATGGGCAGTGGGGTGCATAATGGCAGAGCTATACACATTAAGACCACTGTTTCCCGGGAGCAGTGAAGTTGATGAAATCTTCAAAGTTTGCAGTGTGCTTGGCCCCCCAAAACCA GATGAATGGCCGGAAGGACACAAACTAGCTTCTGCTATGAACTTCAAATTCCCACAAACA AAAGCAACATCGTTGCACTCGCTTATCCCTAATGCCAGTGCTGAAGCAATACAGCTCATGCAGGAAATGCTCTTTTGGAACCCCAAGAAACGGCCCACTGCGGCACAAGCCCTTCACTTCCCCTATTTCAAAGTTGGTCAAAACCTTCCAAAACCACAGACAACAAAAACTGCTACAGAAAACAAACCACCGCAGAGTTATGCCGTCACAGATAGACCCAGCGGCAAGAGATCTGGAGCAAACCTTGCAAATGAACTTACCAGCGGGAAAAAGCCACAGCCCGCATCTAATAAAGGCCCGCTACAGAATTATAACAGTGGTCGGAAGAGGTGGGGAGGTGGCGGAACAGGGGTGGGGGTGAAGGACAGTACAGACGAGTTTGAATCCCTTCTAAATGAGATTGACAGCAGTCAACATAAAAAG CCACCAGTCAAAAGGACCGACGCTATCGATTCATTCTCAGA CGAAAAGCTGGACTACAAAGGTTCTGGTATTTCCCGACGAACGCCTCCCAGCGCCAAGCAGCATTACATGAAGCAAGCGCGCTATTTCCCTGGACAGACTACCCAGCGGGGAGCACAGAACGGAGCAGTCCccgtggggggagggtgtggaGGTGGCAGTAATACCTTCGTGCGAAAGTCGTCTTTTGGCATCGGCGGAGGAGGCTCGTATGTCCCCTCGTTCCAGTCTTCTGGATATGGAGGAGGAGCGCAACCGTCCCACGTGGGGGGAG GCTTAAGTGGCGCCATGTGGAAACCAGTGCTAACCAAGCAGCCCAGCGGATCCATGTTCCAGCCACCCGGCGCCACTAACCGTACGACCAAATATGGCGCAGTGCTCGGTCGTACGGATTGGAGCACGAA GTATGGTGGAGGAAGAACTTGA
- the LOC116618572 gene encoding uncharacterized protein LOC116618572, which produces MVMESTSKRQSNYLTASRATNSESTHGRISGFKLSSARLTLPPIDNTIQQLTNPGRRRLGTETGDEPALHELVLKANRRQESNPRAAPSTTRAPDDFSQHDFRETREADKNRKAEVPVKHVEKGPIAFPKAYTVLPPINNNLYEEKQNVRIAKNRKRSDDIHKVSHMRRPSEKRYSKKFSAASLQITFEGSEPPAPNTVDDLSETDVVIETEIHSNRHEIEPQEIHEELMSFLKCDESRRRNAVCALLDENLIHAADIIRDMLLRQTMEELCMMW; this is translated from the coding sequence atgGTCATGGAGAGCACATCTAAACGCCAGAGCAATTACTTAACTGCTTCTCGTGCAACCAACTCGGAATCGACGCATGGGAGAATTTCTGGTTTCAAGCTGAGCTCTGCTCGTTTAACTCTCCCTCCAATCGATAACACGATCCAGCAGCTCACAAATCCCGGGCGAAGGCGGCTAGGGACAGAGACTGGCGACGAACCAGCTCTACACGAGCTAGTACTGAAAGCAAACCGCCGCCAAGAATCGAACCCTCGCGCTGCGCCGTCGACAACACGGGCACCTGACGACTTTTCTCAACACGATTTCAGAGAGACGAGGGAAgccgataaaaacagaaaagcTGAAGTTCCCGTTAAACATGTTGAAAAGGGGCCGATCGCCTTTCCCAAGGCATACACCGTACTGCCACCGATTAACAACAACCTGTAtgaagagaaacaaaatgtCCGTATTGCTAAAAACCGGAAAAGAAGTGATGACATACATAAAGTATCGCATATGAGACGTCCCTCAGAAAAAAGATATTCGAAGAAGTTCTCGGCAGCATCATTGCAAATCACTTTCGAGGGATCAGAGCCCCCAGCTCCGAATACAGTCGATGATTTGTCAGAAACTGATGTTGTCATTGAGACAGAAATTCACTCTAATAGACACGAAATCGAACCACAGGAAATCCACGAGGAATTAATGTCGTTTTTGAAATGCGACGAAAGTAGACGACGTAATGCAGTGTGCGCACTTCTGGATGAAAACCTTATTCACGCAGCAGATATTATACGGGATATGTTACTGAGACAAACCATGGAAGAACTGTGTATGATGTGGTGA
- the LOC5512940 gene encoding b(0,+)-type amino acid transporter 1 isoform X1, with the protein MVNSVILFIMADEPAPSIAQTEAEPLQDENACPKQTQDEYIGLRRNVGLSGAVAFLVGTIIGSGIFATPRWVLLYTGSVGLSLLVWALCGMIALFGSLSYVELALMIPRCGGEYAYLMQAFGPFAAFLYSWISVCFLKPATVLILLAFGAYVIEPFFPHCSHREDLVPVIKILAASALGVITIVNCASVKWSSRIQIAFTVGKMIAILMLVLTGIVRIAQGHVSSLKDSFQGTATSLGMVGFAFYNGLFSYDGWNQLNFFVEEIKEPNRTVPRAIWIAIPLVTASYVLVNIGYLSVLTPDELRASNAVAVTLASRMYGVMAWTIPILVAFSTFGSANGNFFSGGRLAYAAAREGHLPELLAMVHTKRHTPIPAILFSSTISCIMLIPDSSKFETLLNFGAFIVWLFYGVTMFSIIWMRVRQKDKTRPYKVPIILPCLMTLLSIYLVVAPFYQAPLPSFYALLAVLSGIPVYLFFVRYKVLPQCIMDRYARITVRIQLVLGVALPKSEKELI; encoded by the exons ATGGTAAACAGCGTGATTCTATTCATCATGGCTGACGAGCCAGCACCATCCATTGCACAAACCGAGGCTGAGCCCCTACAAGACGAAAACGCCTGTCCCAAGCAAACCCAAGACGAATACATAGGACTCAGGCGAAACGTAGGCCTGTCTGGGGCGGTGGCATTCCTTGTTGGAACTATCATAGGCTCCGGCATCTTCGCTACTCCTCGCTGGGTTTTGCTATATACTGGATCTGTGGGACTAAGTCTTCTCGTTTGGGCACTATGCGGGATGATAGCACTCTTTGGCTCGCTGAGCTATGTGGAGCTAGCTCTCATGATTCCACGATGTGGTGGCGAGTACGCTTACCTGATGCAGGCTTTTGGGCCCTTCGCAGCTTTCCTCTACAGCTGGATCTCAGTGTGTTTCCTCAAACCTGCCACAGTGTTAATTCTGCTTGCGTTTGGGGCCTATGTGATAGAACCGTTTTTTCCTCATTGTAGCCATCGTGAGGACCTGGTGCCTGTTATCAAGATCCTCGCCGCCTCCGCGTTGG GAGTGATCACTATCGTGAACTGCGCAAGCGTAAAGTGGTCGAGTCGAATACAAATCGCCTTCACTGTTGGCAAGATGATTGCTATACTAATGTTAGTCTTGACGGGGATCGTGCGTATTGCACAAG GCCATGTGTCAAGCCTCAAAGACTCGTTCCAGGGCACTGCAACGAGCTTGGGGATGGTCGGCTTCGCATTTTACAACGGGCTATTTTCATATGATGGATG GAACCAGCTGAACTTCTTTGTTGAGGAGATAAAGGAGCCAAACAG AACTGTGCCGAGGGCAATATGGATTGCTATTCCACTTGTTACCGCTAGCTATGTTCTCGTCAATATCGGATATCTCTCAGTGTTGACTCCCGATGAGCTACGGGCCTCAAATGCTGTTGCTGTG ACGCTTGCATCACGGATGTATGGAGTCATGGCGTGGACCATCCCTATTCTCGTCGCTTTTTCGACCTTCGGTTCCGCAAATGGGAATTTTTTCTCGGGAGGAAG GCTTGCGTACGCTGCCGCACGAGAGGGCCACCTCCCGGAGCTCCTGGCAATGGTCCACACCAAGAGACACACCCCAATTCCGGCAATCCTCTTCAGC TCCACTATCTCATGCATCATGCTAATTCCTGACTCGTCCAAGTTCGAGACTCTGCTAAACTTTGGCGCGTTCATTGTATGGCTCTTCTACGGCGTCACAATGTTCTCCATAATCTGGATGAGAGTTCGACAAAAGGACAAAACTCGACCGTACAAG GTTCCTATTATTCTGCCGTGCCTCATGACATTGCTGTCAATCTACTTGGTCGTCGCGCCCTTCTACCAGGCTCCTTTACCCTCATTTTATGCGCTGCTGGCTGTCTTGTCCGGGATCCCTGTGTATCTCTTCTTTGTCCGATACAAAGTTCTACCGCAATGCATTATGGATCGTTATG CTCGTATCACGGTCCGGATACAACTTGTCTTGGGCGTCGCACTCCCAAAGTCCGAGAAAGAACTGATTTAA
- the LOC5512940 gene encoding b(0,+)-type amino acid transporter 1 isoform X2, whose amino-acid sequence MVNSVILFIMADEPAPSIAQTEAEPLQDENACPKQTQDEYIGLRRNVGLSGAVAFLVGTIIGSGIFATPRWVLLYTGSVGLSLLVWALCGMIALFGSLSYVELALMIPRCGGEYAYLMQAFGPFAAFLYSWISVCFLKPATVLILLAFGAYVIEPFFPHCSHREDLVPVIKILAASALGVITIVNCASVKWSSRIQIAFTVGKMIAILMLVLTGIVRIAQGHVSSLKDSFQGTATSLGMVGFAFYNGLFSYDGWNQLNFFVEEIKEPNRTVPRAIWIAIPLVTASYVLVNIGYLSVLTPDELRASNAVAVTLASRMYGVMAWTIPILVAFSTFGSANGNFFSGGRLAYAAAREGHLPELLAMVHTKRHTPIPAILFSLIDKMLSSTGFNATSPHVLSIHCNLRETMSTS is encoded by the exons ATGGTAAACAGCGTGATTCTATTCATCATGGCTGACGAGCCAGCACCATCCATTGCACAAACCGAGGCTGAGCCCCTACAAGACGAAAACGCCTGTCCCAAGCAAACCCAAGACGAATACATAGGACTCAGGCGAAACGTAGGCCTGTCTGGGGCGGTGGCATTCCTTGTTGGAACTATCATAGGCTCCGGCATCTTCGCTACTCCTCGCTGGGTTTTGCTATATACTGGATCTGTGGGACTAAGTCTTCTCGTTTGGGCACTATGCGGGATGATAGCACTCTTTGGCTCGCTGAGCTATGTGGAGCTAGCTCTCATGATTCCACGATGTGGTGGCGAGTACGCTTACCTGATGCAGGCTTTTGGGCCCTTCGCAGCTTTCCTCTACAGCTGGATCTCAGTGTGTTTCCTCAAACCTGCCACAGTGTTAATTCTGCTTGCGTTTGGGGCCTATGTGATAGAACCGTTTTTTCCTCATTGTAGCCATCGTGAGGACCTGGTGCCTGTTATCAAGATCCTCGCCGCCTCCGCGTTGG GAGTGATCACTATCGTGAACTGCGCAAGCGTAAAGTGGTCGAGTCGAATACAAATCGCCTTCACTGTTGGCAAGATGATTGCTATACTAATGTTAGTCTTGACGGGGATCGTGCGTATTGCACAAG GCCATGTGTCAAGCCTCAAAGACTCGTTCCAGGGCACTGCAACGAGCTTGGGGATGGTCGGCTTCGCATTTTACAACGGGCTATTTTCATATGATGGATG GAACCAGCTGAACTTCTTTGTTGAGGAGATAAAGGAGCCAAACAG AACTGTGCCGAGGGCAATATGGATTGCTATTCCACTTGTTACCGCTAGCTATGTTCTCGTCAATATCGGATATCTCTCAGTGTTGACTCCCGATGAGCTACGGGCCTCAAATGCTGTTGCTGTG ACGCTTGCATCACGGATGTATGGAGTCATGGCGTGGACCATCCCTATTCTCGTCGCTTTTTCGACCTTCGGTTCCGCAAATGGGAATTTTTTCTCGGGAGGAAG GCTTGCGTACGCTGCCGCACGAGAGGGCCACCTCCCGGAGCTCCTGGCAATGGTCCACACCAAGAGACACACCCCAATTCCGGCAATCCTCTTCAGC CTGATTGACAAAATGCtgtcgtcaaccggcttcaacgcgacaagcccgcatgtttTGTCAATCCACTGTAATCTGCGCGAAACGATGTCCACCTCGTGA
- the LOC5512941 gene encoding switch-associated protein 70 codes for MHLPRSVASVLRIRDHHDCKTLQTMEENSPEDAQDGRFTLRTEVKNCIRHVYEALADANGADETGKVAKSKLQLLCATISRDTSIPYLADDLTNFKENETSLLYTEFIEYLEERLLVKASETIDQSKIQQLSWTIVQQKFFKPEEHVLSEAEAYEQWLVFNILDIDEVSNVHKQELGILLEKLVHAIGKVWDSKPLEEFCIEEEMTFWKYLECLEKCYLNGVDKSIYKEGLDEMRDYVIHEVIKQGYLIKKGHMVKSMKDRWFVLKAGHLSYFTNRSCSEKKGEIIVTKDTKVITAADSRKYRFNVVCGKTKTHYDLEARDQRTRQEWLVAIQKAIDAAEGPSVQKKERMQRRIDRNEQRLAKLEKERKEREQQELLLEQQRELELLRQKYSDAEAQAILEAENLQEEKRRREELERLHQELQNILLAEKEAREAETNARALQEKLLEEEKKRLEELERLKEEKDKMLEEELKKRETLEEKQKLQDKILEEERKRLENLEKERQAAQQAMQEAHDKLAAAEEAAKKASEEAKKKVREIKTCSGLARPIGPHNPAFITHRGIGAFCEGDFEKIVKHHEKLPPRVMPKPKKKPNGESVTEEGEVNIEAGIANEEQVEQEEALNNSQVSGEINQAEEDDVDKDKDVEEKPADAIVNTVSDDVRETVQCVNTVSDDVQETVQCVDGSTSSGHEITPCNDDAKPQVEEKSEGVDEAPKGETDKAEESQPIASENKTNIAEENQSDVPESGEQKKREEKTQETKAESTSVQDEATE; via the exons ATGCATCTTCCTCGCTCGGTCGCTTCCGTGTTACGAATTCGCGACCATCACGACTGCAAAACTTTGCAAACTATGGAGGAAAATTCGCCCGAAGACGCACAAGATGGACGATTCACCCTCCGAACAGAAGTTAAGAATTGCATTCGGCACGTTTACGAAGCTCTGGCAGACGCTAACGGTGCAGACGAAACAGGCAAAGTTGCAAAGTCTAAATTACAGCTACTTTGTGCTACCATAAGTAGAGACACATCGATTCCCTACCTAGCCGATGATCTGACCAACTTCAAAGAGAACGAGACAAGCCTACTGTACACGGAGTTTATAGAATATCTTGAGGAACGATTGCTCGTAAAAG CAAGTGAGACCATAGACCAAAGCAAAATCCAGCAACTCTCATGGACAATAGTACAACAAAAATTCTTCAAGCCAGAAGAACATGTATTATCAGAGGCTGAAGCATATGAACAGTGGCTGGTGTTTAACATCCTCGACATAGATGAAGTGTCAAATGTTCATAAACAAGAGCTTGGGATTCTTCTTGAGAAGTTAGTACATGCCATTGGAAAAGTTTGGGATTCAAAGCCACTGGAAGAGTTCTGCATCGAAGAGGAAATGACCTTCTGGAAATATCTGGAATGCCTTGAGAAATGCTATCTTAATGGCGTCGATAAAAG CATTTACAAAGAGGGGCTGGATGAGATGAGGGACTATGTCATCCACGAGGTGATCAAGCAAGGCTACCTTATCAAGAAGGGTCACATGGTGAAGTCCATGAAGGACCGCTGGTTTGTTCTCAAGGCTGGACACCTATCCTACTTCACCAACCGCAGCTGTAGCGAGAAAAAAGGAGAGATCATCGTTACCAAGGATACCAAAGTGATAACTGCCGCTGACAGCCGGAAGTACCGGTTTAATGTGGTATGTGGAAAAACCAAGACTCACTATGACCTGGAAGCCAGGGATCAGAGAACAAGACAGGAGTGGCTTGTCGCCATCCAGAAAGCTATAG ATGCAGCTGAGGGACCAAGTGTACAGAAGAAGGAACGCATGCAAAGAAGAATAGACCGAAACGAGCAGAGACTCGCCAAGCTGGAAAAAGAACGGAAGGAAAGGGAGCAACAAGAACTGCTCCTCGAGCAACAACGC gaactTGAGTTGCTGCGACAAAAATACTCCGATGCCGAGGCCCAGGCGATCCTAGAGGCAGAGAATCTTCAAGAAGAGAAACGGAGACGCGAGGAGCTAGAGAGACTGCACCAAGAGCTCCAAAACATTCTACTTGCTGAAAAGGAAGCGAGAGAAGCGGAGACAAACGCGCGTGCACTGCAAGAAAAACTGCTGGAGGAAGAGAAGAAAAGATTGGAGGAGCTCGAGAGGTTGAAGGAGGAGAAGGACAAGATGCTGGAGGAGGAGTTGAAGAAGCGGGAAACTTTAGAAGAAAAGCAGAAACTGCAAGATAAGATACTCGAGGAG GAAAGAAAGAGACTTGAAAATCTCGAGAAAGAACGCCAAGCAGCTCAACAAGCGATGCAAGAGGCCCACGATAAACTCGCAGCTGCTGAGGAAGCCGCCAAGAAAGCGTCCGAAGAAGCCAAGAAGAAAGTGAGAGAAATAAAAACCTGTTCAGGCCTTGCTCGTCCGATCGGTCCACACAATCCAGCTTTTATTACACACAGAGGGATTGGAGCTTTCTGCGAGGGAGACTTCGAAAAGATAGTTAAACATCATGAAAAGCTGCCGCCCAGAGTGATGCCAAAGCCTAAGAAAAAGCCAAACGGAGAGTCAGTTACCGAGGAGGGTGAGGTAAATATAGAGGCCGGAATTGCGAACGAAGAACAGGTCGAGCAAGAAGAAGCTCTTAATAATTCCCAAGTATCGGGTGAGATTAACCAGGCAGAAGAGGATGATGTAGATAAAGATAAAGATGTAGAGGAGAAACCTGCTGATGCAATCGTAAATACAGTTTCTGATGATGTCCGAGAAACTGTCCAATGTGTTAATACAGTTTCTGATGATGTCCAAGAAACTGTCCAATGTGTTGATGGCAGTACGTCAAGTGGCCACGAAATCACACCATGTAATGATGATGCCAAGCCTCAGGTCGAAGAAAAGTCAGAAGGCGTAGATGAGGC ACCGAAAGGTGAGACAGATAAAGCTGAAGAAAGCCAACCTATAGCATCAGAGAACAAGACAAATATAGCAGAGGAAAACCAGTCAGACGTGCCGGAGAGCGGTGAgcaaaaaaagagagaagagAAAACACAGGAGACGAAAGCAGAAAGCACTAGCGTACAAGACGAAGCCACGGAATAG